In Leclercia pneumoniae, the genomic window ACCACGCCCACTTCGCCGGCATCAAAACCGACGCCACGAATAAGAAAGGTGGTGGTGAGGCTCATGGCAAACGCATCGCCCAGTTTGTAGAGCACAATCAACAGCAGGATCAGCCAGGCGTTATTACGGGCAAAGAAGTCACGTAGCGGCTCGGCCACGGCCTGCTCGAGCGTGCGCGGCACCGGAATAATATCGTCTGGTTCGGGCGCGAGTAGGGTGGCGATCATGCAGGGGATGATTAACGCGGCCATAAGCCAATACATGCCGTGCCAGCCGAGATAACGGTCAGCCAGCCAGAGCGCCAGTCCACCAGATACCAACATTCCCAGCCGATAGCCCAGAACGCTGATCGCCGCGCCTGCCCCGCGCTCTTCTGCAGGCAGCACGTCGGTTTTCCAGGCATCAAAGACAATATCTTGCGACGCCGAGCAGAAGGCGATGACCACCGCCAGCGCTGCCATCCAGCGTAGCTGTGAAGAGGGATCAAGGAAACCCATCCCGGCGATGGCCAGTAAGAGCATCGCCTGCGTTATCAACAGCCAGCCCCGGCGACGGCCGAGCAACGGTGGCGTGTAGCGGTCCATCACCGGCGACCAGAGGAATTTAAAGACGTAAGCCTGGCCGACCAGAGAGAAGAAGCCGATAGTCTTAAGATCGATGTTCTCAACCGTCATCCAGGCTTGCAGGGTGCCGGAGGTCAAAGCGAGGGGCAAACCGGAGGCGAAGCCGAGGATCAGCAAAATCGCTGATTTAGGTTGCTGGAAAATGCGTAAGTATTGGCTGGACATGTATGCAATGAGAACTGACCCGGCGAAGTGCCGGGTCAGTGAACAGAATTAACGCGCGTTCTGTTTGATGAATTCATGAATGCTGGTGTCCTGCGCCATATCGGCGATGGTATCAGTCAGCACGCTGTTAACCGCATTGGCAATATTTTTGTTGGTGGCCTGGAAGGCGCCTTCAACGGAATAGCTTGCACGGTAGTTTTTGTTCATCTTATTGCCGTTCTTCGCGGTTGCGATGATGGCGATATCTGCTTTGGTGGAGATGTTGTAGCGTACGTTGCCCTGAGAGACATCGGCATACAGATTGTTGACGATAATCTGCAGATCAACCGCACCGCTTGGGCCAATCATGTAGCCGCGGGAGGTCATTTGCTTCTCAAGCACTTCCTGCAGCAAGAAGCGCAGGTCGCGGGATGCGGTCAGGGTAACCAGCTGGTTATCGCGGGTCACTTTCGCCAGAGCCTGGTCGCGGCGCTGGTCAGCGCCATTGATGCTTACGGTCACGCCCATCAGGCTTGGATCCTGCTGCGGCAGGGAAATTTTTGGCGAAACGTCAATGGTGGTTGGCGGTGTGGCGCAGCCGGCCAGCATGAAAAGTGCGACAAGCGGGAAAAGGAGTTTTTTTAACATGTTCGGGGTCTCTACGGATCGTAAGCATAAATAGACAAAAATTGCCGCCATCATAACATCGCCAACGGCGAGGGGAAGTGGTCAACGCATGTAAATTCATCGTCTTGACTGAAATCTGACCACCTGAACACAATTCCTTATGCCCCTTGGGCAAAACGCATGAGTCTCTTATAGGACTTCATCCCTTTGAATGAGAAAATCAGACGAAAGCTAAATTTTTGTTGTCTTCTTGTTATGCAAGCGGTAAAAGCGGCTAACATTTAAAGGGATGGGTGACATCTCAGCGTTGTCGGAGGAGTAATTTCATGATGATACGTGAACAGATCGAAGATAAATTAAGGGCAGCGTTCGAACCCGTGTTCCTCGAAGTCGTCGACGAGAGCTATCGTCATAACGTACCGGCAGGCTCCGAAAGCCATTTCAAAGTGGTGCTGGTGAGCGATCGTTTTGCCGGTGAGCGATTCCTTAATCGCCATCGTATGATCTACGGTACGTTGACGGAGGAGCTTTCATCTACCGTACATGCGCTGGCGCTGCACACTTACACTATTAAGGAGTGGAAGGGCCTGCAGGATACCATCTTCGCGTCGCCACCGTGCCGCGGAGCCGGGACTATCGCGTAGTAAATCCCGTTTGCAACAGCGGGAGCTTTTCCAGTATGTTGCATAAAGATTACGTCAAAACGGCCTGCGGGCCGTTTTGTTTTGTCCGGGTTTTGAACCGGTAACGCGATTTTTAGGCGAAAAATAGCCAGAAATTGTGAAAAAAGCCGCAGCAACATGCGGCAACCGTTCTCGACTCACCTAAGTGATGCCGCTATAATGCCGCGTCTTAATGTATGTCTTCGGGATGATTCTGGCGACAGGGAATGTGAATCTGCACTAAGAGAGCATCCCGGCAAACTGACAGATTCAGAGTTGACCGAGCACTGTGATTTTTTTGAGGTAACAAGATGCAAGTTTCAGTTGAAACCACTCAAGGCCTTGGCCGCCGTGTAACGATTACTATCGCTGCTGACAGCATCGAAAACGCTGTTAAGAGCGAGCTGGTCAACGTCGCGAAAAAAGTCCGTATTGACGGCTTCCGTAAGGGCAAAGTCCCAATGAATGTTGTTGCTCAGCGTTATGGCGCTTCTGTACGTCAGGACGTGCTGGGCGAGCTGATGAGCCGTAACTTTATCGACGCCATCATCAAAGAAAAAATCAATCCAGCTGGCGCACCGAACTATGTTCCGGGCGAATACAAACTGGGCGAAGACTTCACCTACTCTGTAGAGTTCGAAGTTTACCCGGAAGTTGAGCTGAAAGGTCTGGAATCCATCGAAGTTGAAAAACCGGTTGTTGAAGTGACCGATACCGACGTTGACGGCATGCTGGACACCCTGCGTAAGCAGCAGGCAACCTGGAAAGACAAAGACGGCGCTGCTGATGCAGAAGACCGCGTCACCGTAGACTTCAGCGGTTCTGTCGACGGCGAAGAGTTCGAAGGCGGTAAAGCGTCTGACTTCGTACTGGCTATGGGCCAGGGTCGTATGATCCCAGGCTTTGAAGACGGTATCAAAGGCCACAAAGCTGGTGAAGAGTTCACCATCGACGTGACCTTCCCGGAAGAGTACCACGCTGAAAACCTGAAAGGTAAAGCAGCGAAATTCGCGATCAACCTGAAGAAAGTGGAAGAGCGTGAACTGCCAGAGCTGACTGAAGAGTTCATCAAACGTTTCGGCGTTGAAGATGGTTCCGTAGCGGGTCTGCGTGCTGAAGTGCGTAAAAACATGGAGCGCGAGCTGAAAGGCGCCGTGCGTAACCGCGTTAAGTCTCAGGCGATCGACGGTCTGGTTAAAGCGAACGAAATCGATATCCCTGCAGCCCTGATCGACAGCGAAATCGACGTTCTGCGTCGCCAGGCTGCTCAGCGTTTCGGTGGTAACGAGAAACAAGCGCTGGAACTGCCACGTGAACTGTTCGAAGAGCAAGCGAAACGTCGCGTTGTTGTTGGCCTGCTGCTGGGCGAAGTGATTCGTACCCACGAACTGAAAGCTGACGAAGAGCGCGTAAAAGGCCTGATCGAAGAGATGGCTTCCGCTTACGAAGATCCAGCAGAAGTGGTTGAGTTCTACGGCAAGAACAAAGAGCTGATGGACAATATGCGTAATGTTGCTCTGGAAGAGCAGGCTGTAGAAGCCGTTCTGGCAAAAGCTAAAGTGACTGAAAAAGCCACTTCTTTCAACGAACTGATGAACCAGCAGGCGTAATTCCGCCGCGTTTGTTTAAAGTTTGTACAAAAACCCGTTGCCTTCCGGCGGCGGGTTTTTTTTATCACACTAATAGCCCAGGAAGAGTGCTAAAACGCCCTTTCAGTGTTAGCGTAACAGCAAAAGATTGTTATGCTTGAAATAGGGCGATGCCACCCCCATCTGTGGGAAAGTAGTATTAAAGAGACTGGCTGATAATCCGTCCACAAGGTTACAATCAGTACAGCAGGTATTTTCATTTTTTATCCAGGAGACGGACATGTCATACAGTGGCGAACGAGATAACTTTGCACCCCACATGGCGTTGGTGCCAATGGTTATTGAACAGACATCGCGCGGTGAACGTTCATTTGATATCTATTCCCGTCTGCTGAAAGAACGCGTTATCTTCTTGACCGGCCAGGTGGAAGACCATATGGCTAACCTGATCGTAGCGCAGATGCTGTTTCTGGAAGCGGAAAACCCGGAAAAAGACATTTACCTGTATATTAATTCTCCAGGCGGTGTCATTACTGCTGGCATGTCCATCTATGACACCATGCAGTTCATCAAACCGGACGTTAGCACCATCTGTATGGGCCAGGCGGCATCAATGGGTGCTTTCCTGCTGACGGCTGGCGCTAAAGGCAAGCGCTTCTGCCTGCCGAACTCCCGCGTGATGATTCACCAGCCGCTGGGCGGCTACCAGGGTCAGGCGACGGATATTGAAATCCACGCCCGTGAAATCCTGAAAGTAAAAGGGCGCATGAATGAACTTATGGCGCACCACACGGGTCAATCTTTAGAGCAGATCGAGCGTGACACCGAGCGCGATCGCTTCCTCTCCGCATCAGAGGCAGTTGAGTACGGCTTAGTCGACTCCATTTTGACCCATCGTAATTGATGCCCACGGCGCGCGTGTGCCGCTATACTAAGGTAGGGCGGCATTTTGCTTCATTAGAAGCATGCGCCTCAGAATGGCATTTGCGTCGTCATGTGCGGCACAAAGAACTTAAAAAGAGGTTTTGACTCATGACAGATAAACGCAAAGATGGTTCGGGCAAACTGCTGTACTGCTCTTTTTGCGGCAAAAGCCAGCATGAAGTGCGCAAACTGATTGCCGGGCCGTCCGTGTATATCTGCGATGAATGTGTCGATTTATGTAACGACATCATTCGCGAAGAGATTAAAGAAGTTGCTCCGCATCGTGAACGCAGCGCGTTGCCGACACCGCATGAGATCCGTCATCACCTTGATGACTATGTCATCGGTCAGGAACAGGCTAAGAAAGTCCTGGCTGTGGCGGTGTATAACCACTACAAACGTCTCCGTAATGGCGACACCAGCAATGGTGTTGAGCTTGGCAAAAGTAACATTCTGCTGATTGGACCAACGGGTTCCGGTAAAACGTTGCTGGCAGAGACGCTGGCGCGCCTGCTGGATGTTCCGTTCACCATGGCGGACGCTACCACATTGACCGAAGCCGGTTATGTGGGTGAAGACGTTGAAAATATTATTCAGAAGCTGCTGCAGAAGTGCGATTACGACGTGCAGAAAGCCCAGCGCGGTATCGTTTATATCGATGAGATCGACAAAATCTCGCGTAAATCCGATAACCCGTCCATCACCCGCGATGTGTCCGGTGAAGGGGTTCAGCAGGCTCTGTTGAAACTGATTGAAGGCACCGTGGCTGCGGTTCCGCCGCAGGGTGGCCGTAAACATCCGCAGCAGGAGTTCCTGCAGGTTGATACCTCCAAGATCCTGTTCATCTGTGGTGGTGCGTTTGCCGGTCTGGACAAAGTGATCTCCCACCGTGTAGAAACTGGCTCTGGTATTGGTTTTGGCGCCACGGTGAAAGGAAAATCTGAAAAAGCGAACGAAGGTGAGCTGTTAGCGCAGGTTGAGCCAGAAGATCTGATCAAATTTGGTCTGATCCCTGAGTTCATTGGTCGTCTGCCGGTTGTGGCGACACTGAGCGAGCTGAGCGAAGACGCTCTGATTCAGATCCTGAAAGAGCCGAAAAACGCCCTGACGAAACAGTATCAGGCGTTGTTCAACCTTGAAGGTGTTGACCTGGAGTTCCGTGACGAAGCGCTGGATGCGATTGCCAAGAAAGCCATGGCCCGTAAAACCGGTGCCCGTGGTCTGCGTTCAATCGTTGAAGCCGCGCTGCTCGATACCATGTACGACCTTCCTTCTATGGAAGAGGTCGAGAAAGTGGTTATCGATGAGTCCGTGATTGCAGGCCAAACTAAGCCGCTGCTGATTTATGGCAAACCAGAAGCGCAGCAGGCTTCTGGCGAATAATTCACCAACTCATACAATCAGTTAATCAAAAAGGGGGGATTTTATCCCCCCTTTTATTTTTCCGTATTCATGACGTTGAATGTGTGGGAAACATCCCCATATACTGGATTACATGTTAATGGTTGGGTGAAGCACAGTCACGCAGCCTGATTACCTGGCGGACACTAAACTAAGAGAGAGCTCTATGAATCCTGAGCGTTCTGAACGCATTGAAATCCCCGTATTGCCGCTGCGCGATGTGGTGGTTTATCCGCACATGGTCATACCCTTATTTGTAGGGCGGGAAAAATCTATCCGTTGCCTTGAAGCCGCCATGGATCATGATAAAAAAATCATGCTGGTTGCGCAGAAAGAAGCATCAACGGATGAGCCGGGTGTAAATGATCTTTTCACCGTCGGGACCGTGGCCTCTATTTTGCAGATGCTGAAGCTGCCTGACGGCACCGTCAAGGTGCTGGTCGAAGGCCTGCAGCGTGCGCGTATTACCACCTTGTCTGATGATGGCGAACACTTCTCTGCTAAGGCAGAGTATCTTGACTCACCGCAGCTTGACGAGCGTGAGCAGGAGGTGCTGGTACGCACCGCCATTAGCCAGTTCGAAGGCTATATCAAGCTGAACAAAAAAATCCCACCAGAAGTGCTGACGTCGCTGAACAGCATCGACGATCCTGCGCGTCTGGCAGATACCATCGCTGCGCACATGCCGCTGAAGCTGGCTGACAAACAGTCCGTGCTGGAGATGTCCGACGTTAATGAACGTCTGGAGTATCTGATGGCGATGATGGAATCCGAGATCGATCTGCTGCAGGTGGAAAAGCGTATTCGCAACCGCGTGAAAAAGCAGATGGAGAAATCTCAGCGTGAGTACTACCTGAATGAGCAGATGAAGGCTATTCAGAAAGAGCTTGGCGAGATGGACGACGCGCCGGACGAAAACGAAGCCCTGAAGCGTAAAATCGACGCCGCGAAAATGCCGAAAGAGGCAAAAGAGAAAGCGGAAGCCGAGCTGCAGAAGCTGAAAATGATGTCTCCAATGTCCGCCGAGGCCACTGTGGTGCGCGGCTACATTGAGTGGATGGTTCAGGTGCCATGGAATACCCGTAGCAAGGTCAAGAAAGATCTGCGCCAGGCGCAAGAAATCCTTGATACCGACCACTATGGCCTCGAACGTGTCAAAGATCGCATCCTTGAATATCTCGCGGTCCAGAGCCGTGTGAATAAAATCAAAGGGCCAATTCTCTGTCTGGTAGGGCCGCCGGGGGTGGGTAAAACCTCTCTGGGCCAGTCCATCGCCCAGGCAACCGGGCGCAAGTATGTGCGAATGGCGCTGGGTGGGGTACGTGATGAAGCGGAAATCCGCGGTCACCGTCGTACCTATATCGGCTCCATGCCAGGCAAACTGATTCAGAAGATGGCAAAAGTGGGGGTGAAAAACCCACTGTTCCTGCTTGATGAGATCGACAAAATGTCTTCGGACATGCGTGGCGATCCGGCGTCCGCTCTGCTGGAAGTGCTTGATCCAGAACAGAACGTGGCCTTCAGCGATCACTACCTGGAAGTGGACTACGACCTGAGCGATGTGATGTTCGTGGCGACCTCCAACTCCATGAACATTCCGGCACCGCTGCTGGATCGTATGGAAGTGATCCGTCTCTCTGGTTATACCGAAGATGAGAAGCTGAACATTGCCAAACGCCACCTGCTGCCGAAGCAGATTGAGCGCAACGCCCTGAAAAAAGGCGAACTGACGGTCGACGATAGCGCCATTATTGGCATCATTCGTTACTATACCCGTGAAGCGGGTGTCCGTAGCCTCGAGCGTGAAATCTCAAAACTGTGCCGTAAAGCGGTTAAACAACTGCTGCTGGATAAAACCGCGAAGCAGATTGAGATTAACGGTGAAAACCTGCATGAGTTTCTCGGCGTTCAGCGCTACGACTACGGTCGCGCGGATAGCGAAAACCGCGTGGGCCAGGTCACCGGTCTGGCGTGGACGGAAGTGGGCGGCGATCTGCTGACCATCGAAACCGCCTGCGTGCCTGGCAAAGGTAAGCTCACTTATACCGGTTCTCTGGGTGAAGTGATGCAGGAATCCATCCAGGCTGCGCTGACCGTGGTGCGCGCGCGCGCGGAAAAACTGGGTATTAATCCGGACTTCTACGAAAAACGCGATATCCACGTTCACGTACCGGAAGGGGCAACGCCGAAAGACGGTCCAAGCGCCGGTATCGCGATGTGTACCGCTCTGGTCTCCTGCCTGACCGGTAACCCGGTACGTGCTGATGTGGCCATGACCGGTGAGATCACTTTGCGTGGCCAGGTTCTGCCGATTGGTGGTTTGAAAGAAAAACTGCTGGCAGCCCACCGCGGTGGTATTAAAACTGTGCTTATTCCTTACGAGAACAAGCGCGATCTGGAAGAAATTCCAGATAACGTTATTGCCGATCTGGATATCCATCCGGTGAAACGCATTGAAGAGGTTCTGACATTAGCACTGCAGAATGAGCCCTCCGGAATGCAGGTTGTAACGGCAAAATAGTGACCTCGCGCAAAGAGCGTCAATAAAAACAAGGCTGGTGAGCCATTTCGGGCTTGCCAGCCTTTTTTTGTATAGCTAATTTAGATTGCTGATTAGGTCAGCCATCAACAACGGGTGTTGTAAGGTTATGGCAGGCCTGATATAACTGCTGCGCGGTCGCGTTGTGAAGGATTCAGGCGCGATATAAATTATAAAGAGAGGAAGAGAAGAGTGAATAAATCTCAACTGATTGACAAAATTGCTGCGGGTGCCGATATCTCTAAAGCTGCGGCTGGACGTGCGTTAGATGCTCTGATTGCTTCTGTTACCGAATCTCTGCAGGCCGGAGACGACGTAGCGCTGGTAGGCTTTGGTACTTTTGCTGTTAAAGAGCGTGCTGCCCGTACTGGCCGCAACCCTCAGACCGGCAAAGAAATCACCATCGCTGCCGCTAAAGTTCCAGGTTTCCGTGCAGGTAAAGCGCTGAAAGACGCAGTAAACTGATTGCTTTTTTGCTTCAGGGAAGTCGACATCTCCAAGGGCGCATCATTTGATGTGCCTTTTTTGTTTGTCCAGGACTGTTTTCTGCGAGTTTCTGCGAGTTGTGGGCTGACAATCGCCCTGTTTTCTTGTCACAATACATTTTTACGCGCTGCGGTCAGGATTTCCGCCAGCGTCAGGTCACCAGTCACCTACAGCGGAGTGTGGTCACACCATGATGGACAACTTACGCACGGCTGCTAACAGTCTCGTGCTCAAGATTATTTTCGGTATCATTATTTTGTCGTTCATTTTGACCGGCGTAAGCGGATATCTGATTGGCGGTAGCGCAAACTATGCCGCAAAAGTGAATGACCAGGAAATTAGCCGTGGGCAGTTTGAGAACGCTTTTGCCAATGAACGTAACCGTATGCAGCAGCAACTGGGCGATCAGTTCTCTGAACTGGCAGCAAACGAAGGTTATATGAAAACGCTGCGTGAGCAGACGCTGAACCGTCTTATCGACGAAGCGCTGCTTGACCAGTACGCCCACAATCTCGGCCTGGGTATCAGCGATGATCAAGTGAAAAAAGTGATTTTCACAACCCCTGCTTTCCAGACCGACGGCAAATTTGATAACACCCGCTACAACGCCATTATTGGCCAGATGGGCATGTCAGCCGACCAATACGCACAAGCGCTTCGCAATCAGCTGACGACGCAGCAGCTAATCAACGCCATCGTGGGTAGCGATTTCATGCTGAAGGGCGAAACCGACGAGCTGGCGGCACTTGTTGCACAACAGCGAATTGTTCGCGAAGCCACTTTCGACGTTAACGCTCTGGCCGCGAAGCAAAAGGTGAGCGAGCAGGAAGTTAACGCTTACTACGAGCAGAACAAAAATAACTTCACCGCACCTGAGCAGTTCCGCATCAGCTACATTAAGCTGGACGCCGCGGCGATGCAGGAAAATGCGTCGGATGCCGATATTCAGTCTTACTACGATCAGCATCAGGATCAGTTCACTCAGCCTCAGCGTAACCGTTACAGCGTGATCCAGACGAAAACGGAAGCAGATGCGAAAGCCGTGCTGGACGAACTGAACAAAGGCGCAGACTTTGCCGCCATTGCCAAAGAAAAATCCACCGACATCATCTCTGCGAAAAACGGCGGCGATATGGGCTGGCTGGAAGAGGGTACCACCCCAGAAGAGCTGAAAAACGCCGGTCTGAAAGAGAAAGGCCAACTTTCAGGGGTGATCAAATCTTCTGTAGGCTTCCTGGTTGCCCGCCTGGACGACGTTGAGCCTGCTAAAACGAAACCGCTGACCGAAGTGCGTGATGATATCGCCGCCAAAGTGAAGCAAGAAAAAGCGCTGGATGCCTTCTACGCGCTGCAGCAGAAAGTGAGCGATGCCGCAAGCAACGATAACGAGTCGCTGGCGGGCGCGGAGCAGGCTGCCGGTGCCAAAGCGGTGACCACGGGCTGGTTTGGTCGTAACAATCTGCCAGAAGAGCTGAACTTCAAACCTGTATCAGACGCTATCTTCAATGGTGGCCTGGTGGGTGAGAACGGCACGCCGGGCAGCAACTCCGACATCATCACCGTTGACGGCGATCGTGCCTTCGTTTTACGCGTGGTTGAGCATAAACCAGAAGCGATTAAACCGCTGGCGGAAGTGAAAGACCAGATCACGGCAATAGTTCAGCACAACAAAGCAGAGCAGCAGGCCAAACTGGATGCTGAGAAACTGCTGGTTGAGCTGAAAGCAGGGAAAGGCGACGAGGCGCTGAAGGCGGCTGGTCTGAGCTTCGGTGAAGCCAAAACCCTGAGCCGTACCGGTCAGGATCCTGTTAGCCAGGCAGCCTTTGCGCTGAGCCAGCCGGCGAAAGATAAACCGAGCTTTGGTATTGCAAGCGATATGCAGGGCAACGTGGTTATTCTGGCTCTGGATGAAGTGAAGTCTGGCACCCTGCCGGAAGCGCAGAAAAAGGCGATGGTTCAGGGGATCACCCAGAACAATGCCCAGATCACTTTCGAAGCGCTGATGAGCAATCTGCGCAAAGAAGCCAAAATTAAGCTGGGCGATGTCATAACTCAGCAGCAATAATTTCAGCGTTGCTCGCAGATTTACGCAACGCATTGCAACTCTCAAAGGCCGCTTTCGCGGCCTTTTCCATTTCTGCCATCTGCTGTTTGTTCGTTTGTTAGCGTCCGGCTATCGTGGCCTGGCTGTTAACAAACAAGGAGAAACAGTATGAAACGTGGAATCAAAGCTCTCTGTATTGCCCTGGCTTTCGCCGGTCTATCCACTAGCGTCTCTCTGCAGGCGGCCCCCGTCGCCTCACCGCAGAGTAAGATTGCGCCAGCCGCAGCGGCCCCGGCAAAAGCGACGGAGAGTGCAGATGGACAAGTCAGTATCAATAGCGCCCCGGCTGAAGAGCTGGCCCGGATTCTCAATGGCGTTGGTCTGAAGAAGGCGCAGGCGATCGTAAGCTACCGGGAAGAGTACGGCCCCTTCAAAACGGTCGATGACCTGAAGCAGGTGCCCGGCATGGGAAGTGCGCTGGTTGAGCGTAATCTGGCGGACCTAAAACTCTGAGTTTTTTCTTGCACGGTGGCAAAAGTTTGCCAGGATAAAGAGGTCATACCAGTTATGACCTCTGATCCTATAAATAGACAATAAAGGCTATTGCGCTATGCAGACTCAAATCAAAGTACGTGGTTTTCATCTGGACGTTTATCAGCACGTCAATAACGCCCGCTATCTCGAATTTCTGGAAGAGGCGCGGTGGGATGGGCTGGAAAACAGCGAAAGCTTTCAGTGGCTAACGGCGCACAACATCGCCTTTGTGGTGGTGAATATTAACATCAATTATCGCCGCCCGGCCGTACTGGGCGATCTGCTTACCGTAACCAGTCAGGTGCAGCAACTCAACGGCAAAAGCGGCGTCCTGAGCCAGGTCGTGACGCTGGAGCCCGAAGGGCAAAACGTAGCGGATGCGCTGATCACTTTCGTCTGTATCGATTTGAAGACACAAAAAGCGTTGCCGCTGGAAGGGGAGTTGCGGGAAAAACTGGAAAAGCTGATCAAATAAAGTGGAAACCTGCCGGGTGAAGGATTTCACCCGGCGAGGCCGGAACTACTGCAGCCCGGTTTTCGCTTTCAGCGAAGCCATCACGCCGGCTTTGTTCGTCAGGTACTGATTCAGGCCGTTTGCCCGCAGGTTACAGGCCGCGCACTGGCCACAGCCATCGCCCTTAATGCCGTTATAGCAGGTGAGGGTTTCGTTGCGCACCATCTCCAGCTTGCCCCAGTGGTCTGCCAGCGCCCAGGTTTCGGCTTTGTCGAGCCACATAAGCGGCGTTTCAAAGCGAATCTCTTTCGCCATGCCCAGGCTCACCGCATGGTTGAGGGCTTTAACAAATTCATCGCGGCAGTCGG contains:
- a CDS encoding YbgC/FadM family acyl-CoA thioesterase; translation: MQTQIKVRGFHLDVYQHVNNARYLEFLEEARWDGLENSESFQWLTAHNIAFVVVNININYRRPAVLGDLLTVTSQVQQLNGKSGVLSQVVTLEPEGQNVADALITFVCIDLKTQKALPLEGELREKLEKLIK
- a CDS encoding helix-hairpin-helix domain-containing protein, with product MKRGIKALCIALAFAGLSTSVSLQAAPVASPQSKIAPAAAAPAKATESADGQVSINSAPAEELARILNGVGLKKAQAIVSYREEYGPFKTVDDLKQVPGMGSALVERNLADLKL
- the ppiD gene encoding peptidylprolyl isomerase, with amino-acid sequence MMDNLRTAANSLVLKIIFGIIILSFILTGVSGYLIGGSANYAAKVNDQEISRGQFENAFANERNRMQQQLGDQFSELAANEGYMKTLREQTLNRLIDEALLDQYAHNLGLGISDDQVKKVIFTTPAFQTDGKFDNTRYNAIIGQMGMSADQYAQALRNQLTTQQLINAIVGSDFMLKGETDELAALVAQQRIVREATFDVNALAAKQKVSEQEVNAYYEQNKNNFTAPEQFRISYIKLDAAAMQENASDADIQSYYDQHQDQFTQPQRNRYSVIQTKTEADAKAVLDELNKGADFAAIAKEKSTDIISAKNGGDMGWLEEGTTPEELKNAGLKEKGQLSGVIKSSVGFLVARLDDVEPAKTKPLTEVRDDIAAKVKQEKALDAFYALQQKVSDAASNDNESLAGAEQAAGAKAVTTGWFGRNNLPEELNFKPVSDAIFNGGLVGENGTPGSNSDIITVDGDRAFVLRVVEHKPEAIKPLAEVKDQITAIVQHNKAEQQAKLDAEKLLVELKAGKGDEALKAAGLSFGEAKTLSRTGQDPVSQAAFALSQPAKDKPSFGIASDMQGNVVILALDEVKSGTLPEAQKKAMVQGITQNNAQITFEALMSNLRKEAKIKLGDVITQQQ